The Schistocerca nitens isolate TAMUIC-IGC-003100 chromosome 2, iqSchNite1.1, whole genome shotgun sequence nucleotide sequence ATCTCGGCGGTTAATCGCGACACTGAAAAATGaagatgattatttatttacagcagATTAGATTCTCCTCTGACTGAAAAAAATCTTATTCGAACGAAACATTGGTATTAAAGAATAATGCAGCTTTCATGTCACTCAGTTTAGTTTCAACATATGGCAcaacaaacagtaaacattgcttgTACATGAGAAATATATTTACAGCTTTAATatcacagtaaataaaatgtatattgacACTAGGTGAACTGTTTAATGTCATTCAGATATACCTCCACGGGAAATGAGAGCGCAATTGGTATTATCACAAACGTCATATACACTGGCCTCACTTGCATCAGTTCCTATTTCCTTCTCATACTTGCACCACATGTGTGGACTGGACTGTAGTGCAGCTTTCAGTTCCAGACTATAACAAAGATAAACCACATCACGCACTAAACCAAAGAGTTCCACCGCAAAGTATGGAGTTCGTGCAGTTGTCTGGACGCAGCGAATACAGTGACATCTATTGCAAGATATCTCGTTCCACAGTTCGCAGCTAACGATCGCGGTTAGTGATACGTCGGAAGTCTGTGATGGAGGTAGAGTTGTCGCGTTGGTGTTGTGGTTAAGCTTGTCGAAGCTTGCCTTGTTTTGCCGTAATACACAAAACCCGCGTTTTTGCTAATTGTTCACAGTATTATTTACGTACGACGGTGAAGTGAAGGCATGTGTTCTGTGAACGTTGATTCTCTCCGGTCGGCGTTTGTTCTTTGTTATCCTGTAGTACTGCGGTGAAACTATCAAGCGTTGTTGGATTATACGTGTATGGTTTAATATCCAGCTAAACTTACATAAACATGAAGTTAGTAGACCACGTTGTTCGAAGTTTTAAGGTAGCGAAAGTATTCAGGGAGAATACAGATAAGATAAATAGCATTGACTTTTCGCCGAGTGGAGACACATTGATTTCCTGCAGCGAGGATGATCAAATTGTGATATACGATTGTGAAAAAGGGACACAGATGAGGACAGTCAACAGCAAGAAATATGGAGTTGATCTCATACATTTCACGCATGCAAAAAACACAGCAATTCACAGTTCCACAAAAGTGGATGATACTATACGATATTTATCCCTTCACGACAATAAGTATATTCGCTATTTCCCaggacatacaaagaaagttgtcTCGCTCTGCATATCCCCTGTTGAAGACACTTTTCTCTCAGGTTCGCTGGACAAAACATTGCGGTTGTGGGATCTGAGGTCCCCGAATTGCCAAGGGCTTATGCATCTGTCAGGAAGACCAGTTGCAGCATACGATCCTGAAGGACTTATCTTTGCAGCTGGGGTAAACTCAGAACATATTAAACTGTACGATTTGAGATCATTCGATAAAGGTCCTTTCATAACGTTTAAATTAAGCCAAGAAAGGGAGTGTGATTGGACTGGACTAAAATTTAGTCGCGATGGGAAAACTATTCTGATATCTACAAATGGGTCAATTATCCGACTGATTGATGCCTTCCACGGGACACCATTGCAGACATTTACTGGCCATTTAAACAACAAGGGAATACCCATAGAAGCATCTTTCAGCCCAGACTCGCAGTTTGTCTTCAGTGGGTCGACGGATGGCAGAGTTCATGTGTGGAACGCAGATACTGGGTACAAAGTTTGTGTCCTCAATGCAGATCATCCAGCACCTGTCCAGTGCGTGCAGTTCAACCCCAAGTACATGATGCTTGCGTCTGCCTGCACAAATATGGCATTTTGGCTTCCAACTGCAGAAGAAAGTGCTTGAATCTGCTGTGCACAGTGTCAGTCGAAGATAACGA carries:
- the LOC126236778 gene encoding WD repeat-containing protein 82; the encoded protein is MKLVDHVVRSFKVAKVFRENTDKINSIDFSPSGDTLISCSEDDQIVIYDCEKGTQMRTVNSKKYGVDLIHFTHAKNTAIHSSTKVDDTIRYLSLHDNKYIRYFPGHTKKVVSLCISPVEDTFLSGSLDKTLRLWDLRSPNCQGLMHLSGRPVAAYDPEGLIFAAGVNSEHIKLYDLRSFDKGPFITFKLSQERECDWTGLKFSRDGKTILISTNGSIIRLIDAFHGTPLQTFTGHLNNKGIPIEASFSPDSQFVFSGSTDGRVHVWNADTGYKVCVLNADHPAPVQCVQFNPKYMMLASACTNMAFWLPTAEESA